The following DNA comes from Aythya fuligula isolate bAytFul2 chromosome 14, bAytFul2.pri, whole genome shotgun sequence.
TCTAGTGGGActaggaagatttttttttttttttttaggagaacaAGAAGAACTAAAGGAAGAGTGAACAATAACATGCACTGGTCTGTGAAATTATTCACTCACGGTAGCTTTCCTTTGATGTAAGACCCATTCACGGACTGAGTCTTACAAGGTGTTAACATAACACATAAAATCTACGAATATATTATTCCACAGACCTGACAGATGAGCATCGGACTAACACCTTCAGtaaattcagtgaaatgaatTTACAGCATTTAATCCATTGGATTAAATTGTCCCTTGGATTAAATTGCTGAAAAATGGTAGTTATAATCTAGCATTTTGATAGAGCTTCTTCATTtccaagggaaagaaaaaaagattatcttCCCTTTCCATTGAGTTaagttgttttcttgcttttgagaATTAGCAAGTGCTTCTGTGAAGACCAGGCATTTTTGCTTTCCTACCTCCTACACTTGTAAGACTTCTTGTAAGCATCTGATATCACAAACTAGATTATATTTGTAATGTAAAATTAAGTATGTATGGCTGAAGCAAATATCAAATCCACTaactgaatacatttttaaatatgattttgctTCCATATGAAAGTTCCTATTTTAATAACCGAAGtccattcaaaaataaagattgGAAAACTCAAACAACGTTCTcaaaatttaaggaaaatttaATCAATATACCTTACTTTTACAGTAACTACAATACTGGCAAgcataacattttcaaaatggtgTTTTTCTTGGAAGTACTGCAAAAGAGATTACTCTTTGTCTACTATGTGCACCATTAGGGGAAAATCCTCTAGTTGAAGTCATCTTCAGAAGTTCAAGTTAACATATAGCTACTTAGACATCCAAATGTATTCATATTTCAAATGTGACAGAATTGCAGATCCTTTTAGTTTTTAGAGCATCTGTTTCCTAATTCATAATTTCAGTATCTTAAGTCTTGAAATACTATCACATCAAATGAACAAGTAAATGAGACCAAACAGTGTAAGTGTGTGTCtgttaaaatatagaaataaatgtttgtgttcttctgtgcattttccttttggcaAGAGGGGAGAGGAAATGGGTTATTACTGCAGATTTATTCAATGAGAACTTCCAAATCCACATCATCTGTGGTTTTGTTAACTTCTACTGATAACAATCGTTCGATCTGTAACTgcatccctcctccctccctcccctgaaaaaaaaacaaaaacaaaccctcccccccactcccccacCAGCTCAAATAAACAACTAAAAGTTACTTTTCTAAAGATATaggaatgggaaagaaattacattaaCTTGATAAGCATGAACACTTATTAAAGCTATAGACACCTCAGGTCAATTGAGAACAGTATTCAAAGTCCTAAAAAAGTGAACACAAGACATTTGTTCCAGATGATTTAAACCTGGTCTAAGTTTTGTGATAGCAACACTATACAGGTGTTTGCAGCCGTGTCTGGTCCAACTACGTATTCCAAGTTGATGTCTTCATTTTGGCCCACTGGAGTCCAACAATTTGGACAGTctcttcaaaacacagaaatgagagCAAAGACTCCATACAATAAAGCACAGGGGTATGCTACTAGAAGTTGCTGTCCTTCCATTGCTAAGGCAGAAATGAAGATTTTggaagcagaaaagctgcacCAGCCGATGATTGCAGCTGTGAGAATAATTCCCATCACTCCCCTGTGAAGATAAAAACAGAACTCATTTAAGACTCATGTATTTAAACGTCATAACTAGACTCCTATTATGTTCTACAAGTTCTAACAACTTTATCTTTTATCTTCcgcatttttaaatgatagaGTTCCAGTAAAAGATTTCAGAGCCATATTATTCAATTATCACAACATTAAAAAGCACCTTTGTAcatatgaaatttaatttattaaataaactatattattatattaatattactaatattaatattaataataatataacattactatatattactatataaactatattaaataaataaactatattgttctgtttcttgctgcttttcagttctAATTTCATACAGTTATGAAGAATCACGTGGATTTTCTTTGTCTGACATTCAGTTTTGTACCTTAACTTATAAGCTATCTTTTCGACTTTGCAGGTAATAGTATTTATCAGATTCAAAgctaactgaaaacaaactcaATACTGAAAGAGTCCATGTATTTAAAAGCTGCTGATTGacttaaagaaaagcagtattCACATCTTTTTTCCAGTGAGAAAGTCGAGACTTATATTTTTACACTTACAAATTCCTGTCATATTGAAATTATAGACACGTTCATCACTATGAAATTTTCTTGTAATAACTTTATCTCACAGGAGAGGAATCTATTTAATCAAGTTATAGTTTATGTACTTACTGCAATGAAAACACAATTGCGAAAGTGGAAAGTAGGATCATAGGAAGAAGACAGTATCCAAGGACACTGGCAACGCAGCCAAATGAGACGCCTGTCATGCTCATTAGGTTCAGGAGACAAAACATCCCTAAGCATCCGATTGCACTTATCCCATACACATAACCAAACTGGATTTTACCAGCCTGAAAGTTAACCAGAGTACACATTAATTAATAGAACAAGTAACACCTGCCACAAACGAAGACAAGAAGAATTAATATTTACAGCATATGTTCATTTTCTCCATCATCCCTCCAACCACCAATTCCTAGATTCAAATTCAACATGCCATGTTTTCCCACAACCTGAATTCCAAGACACCTGTACATTTTGGACACCCAAAAGGCACATTTATCCAAAGTTTACCTATTTcaataaatagattttaatcAAATTGTTATTTTTGATCTGCAAAAGTCTATGAATTCCGCAGGAGTTAAAGAATCATAGGATATCACAGAACCATGCGATATCCCACGTTGGAAGGGATATCCCacgttggaagggacccacaaggatcaccaagtccacCTCCTGGCTTAGGCAACTAACCTCTCATGGTGATCTCTTTGAAGATGTCTTGCAATAATCTTTACAGGAGTAACGTTTAAGACTAGAAAAGTTTGGAACTTCTCTACAAATCTAGAGCTAAAATGCCTTGCGATAGACTCCACAGTGTTACAGAACAATGTGAATTGAAGCAAATATTAAAGCAGAAGGTAAAAGACAACTCAAAAATACAATGCATAATTCTGAAAGTAACACACCTCaatctctttaaaaaagcagttaaaaatctGAGAACGAGTCACACACCCATTTCTGTGAAACAGGGAATGGTATTCCTCAAAAGTAGACTATGAAAAGAAATAGGCATTCCAGTGAAATAAAtggcatgcaaaaaaaaaacaaactccaaaGCTTTGACTTAAaatccacagaagaaaaagggtaGCAAACTCGCAAACCTCAGGGAGTGCTGCACGaagccccagctcctctcccaccaAGCTACAAACTCCTAGTCACGATGCGATTTTTGTGGCCTCTATGCTAAGGAGTCAGTTCCATTGACCTACAGGTAACTTGTCTTTTTCCTCCAGTGTCTCGAGGCATATCAAAGCACAAATAATTATATTTGGCAATCAATGTCTTACCAGTAATAACGTGGCTCCAAAAGCTAAGCAGAAGACCATTGGTCCGGCCAAATCAGTCTCGTTCATGATGCTGCCATCTGCTACTTTTAGCGGGTGCAGCACTGTTAGTGTCTTCTGCCAGATGTGGTCGAAATTGATCCCCAATTCTGCAAGTTACATGAAACAAACTAtgcatatttatgtatttttacttctttgtttCACTGACAAGTTTTCCCTGCCCCTGCACTCTTAAATCTCCTCCAGGAACTATCCTACAAGGACCACAGAACTGAGTCATTCCCTCTGTCCTTGGGCTGCTGAGTGTGCTGCTTCCACAGAGTCCACGTCTCAAATGTTCTGCAGTGACAGGCTGGTTTCTAAAGAACCAGATAAGGCCTAAGAACAGTGTTCTGCGCCAGACCAAAGTTCATTTAGCCCAGCACATTGTCTCTGTAAGTGGCAAAGGAGATATGCATGGAGGAGTATCAGCAGAAGATACACAGATTCCCCAAACATTTCCCAAGTCTCTGGCGACTGGTGGCTCAAGGATTTCAAATTCAAAGTAGTTTCTCCATACTTAGTTATCCTCGTTGGATTTCTCCTTCACAAACCTCCTATCCTCTTATTGAATCCACTGAGAAAAACACAACCCTTTTAACATTTGACTCATTTTACAGCTTCTTGCACCTAGATAGGATTTCAAGGCTCCGTCCATACAATTTAACCACAGCTGTGCAAACACGTATTTGCCCACCCCAGGCCCTGGGAAGTAtttacacaaacaaaataattttgtgaatAATATAAACAAGCACAGCTgggtggaaagaaaatacaaacaccTGCCTCTCTGACCAGCAACACGAAGGGCTTCTTCAGTTGTTTGGTACTGAACAATGATGTATATGAGCTGGCAACTCAGCTACAGACACTGACTACCTAACCATTCTGGCATTTGGCACACTCTTTATTCTGCACAGGAATTTCTGCAGCGTACAGCACTCCTCTTTAGTAATGCAAGACTTCAGttctaatcacagaatcaacTGCAGCTAACAGCATCaacttattttcacaaaaaaaaaaaaaaaattacaatttgcTACAAGTATGATttgcaacaacaaaattattaaatgttttaagtgCTGTATGAAGTTGGGctattcatttaattattatGCCTTCCACTGAACAGATAGCATGAAGCAATAAAGCATAATGCTAAAACCGTGTCCAAATGTTCACACAAGAACGTGCAAATTATATACTGAAATACAggtaaataacaaaaaactaATGAGAATTTCAAGTCAATTGTGTACTTCCAGAAAGAGGAGAATACACACCCTACTACTCAACTCATCCCCAAGCTGGGAGGAGTTTTGGATTTCAGCCACAAAGCTCAAATTATACCTTCTAATAGAGGAGGCTCA
Coding sequences within:
- the YIPF5 gene encoding protein YIPF5 produces the protein MSGFDSFTTDFFQTGYSIDEQAQHYDYGGGGGGRAYGRQYGGYEYSQQSGFVPPEMMQQQPYTGQIYQPTQTYTPTSAQSFYGSNFEDEPPLLEELGINFDHIWQKTLTVLHPLKVADGSIMNETDLAGPMVFCLAFGATLLLAGKIQFGYVYGISAIGCLGMFCLLNLMSMTGVSFGCVASVLGYCLLPMILLSTFAIVFSLQGVMGIILTAAIIGWCSFSASKIFISALAMEGQQLLVAYPCALLYGVFALISVF